TTCTCCatactataatttttattttggtgggCAGATCCAATATCTATAACTTTTTGTAAAGTGTTGAATGGGAATGATGAGTCCCATTTGTGTTTGCCTCATGATTTTCTTGTAACAGTCTGTAAGCACTAAGCATTGTATACTCCCTCAACCCCTCACCTCCGCAAGCTAGGAAACCTTCATGTGGAAACTGTCTCAAAGGAATACTTAAAATTCATTGGGCCTCCATCTCGTCAAAGGTTGATCGAATAATTCCTTCTCTCCCTTTCCCCATAGCTGGATCAATCAAATCGGCCACAGTTTGTATATCTTGATTGGTAACAGGttgttgaattttgtaatttgaattCTCAAGAATCCAAGCATCATCTCTAACCAAAACTGTTGTCCCTATACCAATTCTCCAACACATCTCAACGTAAGAAACCCTTTGTAGCCCACACACTTTTTTAGGTATACGAAGGTAGATTTCCTAAATTCAACTCTAAAAAGTTCGTattcgaaaaatattttacctttAATGATCTCGTTAACAAGGAATTAGGATAATTAATCAAGCGCCACCCTTGCTTAGCAAGCAAGGCCAAATTAAACTTTGCTAGACAATGGAAAGCCATGCCCCcatactaaaattcacataactGTCTCCAATTGCACCAATGAGTTCCACGTTTATTACTACTTTTGCATCCACAAGAAATTACCAATAATCAATCTGCTTTTACTAGAGAGATCATTAGTAAGTCAAGCGAATTCTTTACTCTAAATTGCAAATTGATTTGCCACCCTCTTCCTAGATTTGTGCACGTTCAATGGCAGCTCCTAGTTACCGGTGCCTTTAAGCTTAATACGGACAAATCCTAACTAGGAAATCCGGGCATTGGAGGAGATGGTTCgattattaaaaatgataaaggaAACTGGATAAAAGGATCTATATACGTATCCCATTGGTTACTAATGTATGGATCGAGTTGTAGGCACTCAGGGATGGCCTTTCCCTTGCACTTCAAATGAACATTGCTCAATTAGATATTAATAGCACTCAGTCTAACAACTGGTTTGGTTGCACTCTTGTTAATGACTGCAGTCACTCGTGACTTAATTTAATCAAGCCTCATTCACATTTCTTTGCATTCTTGTTAATGACTGCAAGTCACTCATGACTAAATTTGATCGAGCCTCATTTACACACATTTATAGGAAAAGAAGCTAATAGGCTGGCGTGACTAGAGAATAGTCTATAGCTCTATTCTATATCGTACTCTtgtttaatttatgaataaaaaatcatcatttcaaaaaataataaacataaaatatataattaataaatattcagtaataatatttataaaaaaataaaaagatagtatatataaacaagttaaatataaataactcaTTTTGTACCAAGCTAAACATGAGCCTAAGCCCGATCTAAACCCACTCATATACACCATCACAATATAACTTACAATTTATcagtaaaaaataaagaatacaaTATTCTTACTAGTCAATGATGAAACTCgatttgaatgaataaatgaatcaaTCAACAGCTTATGTTTAGGAATTTTCAATTTCGAAGCAGTTTACTATGGATAAGAACAGAAGTCACATTGGACCAAAAGTAAAATCCTACGTTCgaaattcaaagttcaaacCGTCAAACAAAACTTCAAACGTTGAATTGAAGGTCACACAATACTGTAAAGGTAGGTGGTTGCTATGCTAAAATTCAAACCCAAACTCCAAATATTGTCGACTTTATAGTCAAATTACAAAGATAAAAGATGGGTTTCATGCAAAATTAACCATGAAAATGGCTTGAAGCATTCATGAATCATGAGACCCTTACCAGGAAGTAAAGCTCCAAAATTAACCATTCAGCAAAAGACAGCTTACTATAAATGGCTGAAGCATCCGTTAAGAGACCACACTCCTTTAAGTCTGAAAACCAACACAAAACAAGggttcttttacttttattcacaAACTTCCTAGTTCACATACAGAGTTTGCTCCTAGGCCATTGCATCTCCACTCAATGTATTATTCCCGCTCACCAGGACTGAAATTTCACCCTTGCAGACCGATAATACCGCAAGCTACTCTACCACCAGCATTTCCGGTGCTTTTGCTAAGCTCATGCCCCCCCTTGCCAAGGTCATCCGGATCAGCATGGACAACGACAGCTCTTCCAATAATGGAGTGTGGCCCAGAGAGAGGAATCTACCAAAGCATAATACAGTAATTTTCAGAAATGGCCACAAGCATAAGAGAAAGGAAATCAAACATAAGCACAGATGAATAAggagttcaaaaaaaaatacctGTTTGTCGACAATAGAGAAACTCGCAGAGCCTGGACcaccataaataaaattaacagtATAAGCCATACAAAATCCTTAAACACCAATATTGAGTTGAAATATTTCAACATGTTAGTAATGAACTAGAAGGCAAATATTCATACCATCAGCACCAACAGTGACATTTCCTAGATCACCAGCATGGCGATTCACATCTTCAGGAGCACCATGCTCTTTTCCAGCAGGATTGAAGTGAGGTCCTGCAAAGATATTAATCACGATGAATTACATCCAAAGATGCAAGAAATCAATAAAGTCAACTTCCTgtcattttttccctttctcaTTCCAATTCCatacaaaaaggaaaaacaaatccAACTTTCAGACTTTACCTGTTGACATGCAACCATTTGTTGTGTCCCCTAGGGCATGAACATGGAACCCATGGAGGCCAGGCTTAAGACCAGAAATGTTCCCCGTCACTGTAGTTGGGCCTGGAAAGCGAAGGAAAGGTTAAATAACTTCGACAAGAAAGACAGAAGTACAGAAACCAAGTGCTATCAGGGTTGCAACCTACCATCTCCCTCTTGAGTGAAGAAAACAGTTCCACTAACACCTTCACTGCTGCTAAGGACAGCCACTGCTTTCACCATTTTTCTGTGATCTATACTACACAATGTTAGACATGGaagtaaataattttacctaaataaaAGATATCTTTGATAGATACATTTataatgatgaaataaaaggTTCAAAAAGTATAACTATGATGAACCATACTACTTGCCCCAAATTTTGTGCTCCCTGACATGATATATAATTATTGGATAAATTCAAATGCAATCAAACGAATATTTTATCCCATGTCAAAGAATGCAAAAACATAGAACAATTGTGATAGGCAGACCATTATTTTCCAATTGTGATAGCTTacataaaaggttaaaatatttaaaagaaaaactcttTAACTTTATTAGTTAACCTAGGTAGTTTCATTGTACCCAAATGAGCCTTAACCTTTAGTTTGCACTCATATAAGGCATTCCCCTTCAATTTGTGCCAAATAAGCTCTTAACCTTCAACTTAAATAAACCCTTAAAATAATTgatcttttatttgaaatgaaattttatttaggtACAAATAGAAAGATAAGCTCTTAGTTGGTACAATAGATTCAAGGGCCATTCTTAATGTTTAGCATATATAAAATCAGAAGGTAGTCTTTGTTTCGTATCATCACAATCATTTTAAGACCCTTTGCAAATAAAGGCTAGTAGTTTCCAAGAGTAATTAATTATAGTCCAATAGCACCACAAAtgtaaactaattaaaattcccaaataatgataaaaattacaaaagctAAACATTCAACATAAACTATCATTTATCCCAACAAAAAGGGAATAGTTTATCCACTACTTTAATCATAcaacagaaaaaaaataaaaaaataaaaaataaactctctcaaagaatacaaaataaaacaatgaaatGAAAACCAAAAACTTGAAAATGAACTCAGCACTAGATGTTCTtcaatatgtaattttaaatatatattcttaatttttcaatCATCAACCAAGTTCACACGGCTTTGAATCAAAGATCTTTCAGTTATCCTACAAAGAGGGGggagaaaaaagaaatacaagcAGCAGCGAAATCtaggttaaaaaaataaaaagaaaaggacatCTAGAAAGATCTTCCATAAAAGCTGAAGAACATCAAAATTAAGCTTAAGCTATAGTGAAATAATCAGGTCAAtgctttaaaaccctaaaaatcgaAAATCATGACTGTCAAACCGAAAAACAATAAAGAACTTGAAAAATTGAGCTACCTCCTTCGGAACTAGATCTCCTTCAACATGTATTTGTTTATGATTTTTGTCTTAAGTTTTTCAATCATCAAGCAAAAAATAGGATTCACACAAACTGATCAgacagaattttttttttttaaaagaagagaattctagaacGATCTTCCATAAAAGGTGAAGAGGAGCAAAATCAAGGTTAAGATAGAGAGAAATGAAAGAAGCGGAAGGTTTAGAAGCCTAAAAATTGAAGGAGAATATGAAAGTCAAAAGAAGCTTACCTCAGAGCACCCCTTCAGAGTAAACAAACAAATGAGTGTGGTGTTTGTTTAGGAATTTATAGAAACGGGTGGGAAATGGGAATCAGAGGAGAAGGCTTTATCGCCAGCTACCCATTTGAGGGTACAATGGGAATTCAACTGACTGCtaattaaaatatctatttgtGCATTTGGCCAAAATGAAGggaagattaaaaataaaagtgatgattattagttttaaaaaataagtttgaattatttttatatgtttttcaataatatttaaaattttagtatattatattttataaacttatttagatatcttattaattaagtatttttttaaatgaaatgagcataaatattaaataaataactgaaaactttttaaaattgaaaaagttaaaacataattaatttaaaatattttaagataaaaaataaataaataaaattaaagtaattgaaaGCTAGTAGTAAGTGAGAAAGGAATTGAGAAAAgggtaaaaaataattttaagcttAAGTAGAGGGTTCAATTAGCAATTGGACCCTTCGTCGTCCCGCTGAGCCCACCTAGTGCATTTCAGCGCGTTGGACTTGGGTTTTTAAAGAAGAGCATGAATTTACAAGCGAGTAACACATCAAACCATCCACAACATCAAGAAAGCAACTTGAAAGCTAAAGCAGACAAAGTAAAGCTCATAAGCTTAATTATAATAGTTAAGATAGATTATTACAGTTTTATTTTGAGTGGAAGCTACCGCCACATCTTATCTCTCTAATAATCTCAAACACACaaatttgcaattaaacccctaattttttatttgatttaatcatctGCTGGAGAAGATAAAATTTATACGTAcctcaaattttatttgatttaatcaacTAACATCGATCTCCTGGATGTGAGCAATTTTGTGCCAATCTGCCCCTCCATCTTTTTGGCATCTTCGTCCCAAGTTCGGACATGCTCTAATTCTCAGTTGTCGAAGTCCAGTAAGATGATCTATTCCCCCTGGTAGAGTTAACAATTTTGGGCATTCAATAATCTCAAGTTTATGAAGGGAAGTAAGATTTTGTAGCCATGCTGGTAGCACCGCAAACTTGTCACAATTTTCAATTTGTATTTGCTGCAAAGTGGAAGAAGATCCTTCAAGAAGCAATTGTGGCAAATCTGTTGACACATCTAAACTTCGGATTGAGAAAGTTTTAAGGCTCAATTGAAGGTCTTTGTCTTCTTTCTCTTCAGGTTCTATTCGTAGATTGATTTTTTCGCAGCAAGATATTCGAAGGACTTCTAATTTGGTTAGGTGTTTCAGGCTTCGTGGTAGTGAGACAAGATTAGGACAACCAAACAGAACAAGTCTTCGAAGTGAT
The nucleotide sequence above comes from Gossypium raimondii isolate GPD5lz chromosome 13, ASM2569854v1, whole genome shotgun sequence. Encoded proteins:
- the LOC105782588 gene encoding superoxide dismutase [Cu-Zn]; this translates as MVKAVAVLSSSEGVSGTVFFTQEGDGPTTVTGNISGLKPGLHGFHVHALGDTTNGCMSTGPHFNPAGKEHGAPEDVNRHAGDLGNVTVGADGSASFSIVDKQIPLSGPHSIIGRAVVVHADPDDLGKGGHELSKSTGNAGGRVACGIIGLQG